Proteins encoded together in one Heterodontus francisci isolate sHetFra1 unplaced genomic scaffold, sHetFra1.hap1 HAP1_SCAFFOLD_329, whole genome shotgun sequence window:
- the LOC137359799 gene encoding putative uncharacterized protein DDB_G0285119: protein MEKEHKIMNQEHQIIHHQPQQQRNTIKCNNYLNRRKTPTNSRTTRTEKEQQHIQQQLQQQRKTNKCKSNLKEKHQQIQQQPQQRKALTNSITTSTEEKHQQIQQPRGEKCQKYNNNLNRRKTATNSTTSLTGKKHEQIHQQLEQGKNTTKANINLNSREAPTNLKTTSGEKQQQIQQQHQLEKVTNKFTNLQGETPTNLRASSEEEQQIQHKPPGENTQKFNSTFRRRKNINTFNNNLNRKETPADSITTSTGEKHQQFQQQHEQGKNTNKFNNLNMRQTPTNSTITSTGEKHQQIQQPQQENNNKCNNNLNRRKAKNTNKFNNNMNREGTPTSSSTTSRGEKHQQLQQQLERRQNNNKFNNMNGERTQNNSSRSSTGQQRNTNKCTKSSKRNNNKFNNNPKRRETTSNSTTTGTGKKHQQIQQQPQHERNTKEIQQLREQGNNTNQYNSNLNRRETPEKITNTFSQRKNTNTLNNNLNRGKTPISTISTEKKHQQIQQQTQQEKITNKYNNNLNRGETPKNTITTATGEKHQQIQQQPQQQRNTNQFNNHNRRKTQTNSTTT from the exons ATGGAGAAAGAACACAAAATAATGAATCAAGAACACCAAATAATTCATCATCAACCTCAACAGCAGAGAAACACCATCAAATGCAACAactacctcaacaggagaaaaacaccaacaaattcaagaacaactagaACGGAGAAAGAGCAGCAAcatattcaacagcaacttcaacaGCAGAGAAAAACCAACAAATGCAAGAGCAACCTCAAGgagaaacatcaacaaattcaacaacaacctcaaca GAGAAAAGCattaacaaattcaataacaacctcaacagaagaaaagcaccaacaaattcaacaacctcgAGGAGAGAAATGCcaaaaatacaacaacaacctcaacaggagaaaaacggcaacaaattcaacaacaagttTAACAGGAAAGAAACATGAACAAATTCATCAACAACTTGAACAGGGAAAGAACACCACCAAAGCCAACATCAACCTCAACAGCAgagaagcaccaacaaatttaaaaacaacttcaggagaaaaacagcaacaaatacaacaacaacatcaATTGGAGAAAGTCACCAACAAATTCACCAACCTCCAG GGAGAAACACCAACGAATTTAAGAGCATCTTCAGAAGAAGAACAACAAATACAACACAAACCTCCAGGTGAAAACACCCAAAAATTCAACAGCACCTTTCGTCGGAGAAAAAACATCAACACAtttaacaacaacctcaacaggaaagAAACaccagcagattcaataacaacctcaacaggagagaaacatcaacaatttcaacaacaacatGAACAGggaaaaaataccaacaaattcaacaacctgaACATGAGGCAAACACCGACAAACTCAACAATAACTTCAAcaggagagaaacaccaacaaattcaacaacctcaacaggagaacaacaacaaatgcaacaacaacctcaacaggagaaaa gcaaagaacaccaacaaattcaacaacaacatgaaCAGGGAAGGAACACCAACAAGTTCATCAACAACCTCAAGAGGAGAGAAACATCAGCAACTTCAACAGCAGCTTGAACGGAGAcagaacaacaacaaattcaacaacatgaaTGGAGAAAGAACACAAAATAATTCATCAAGGAGCTCAACAGGa CAGCAGAGAAACACGAACAAATGCACCAAAAGCTCAAAgagaaacaacaacaaattcaacaacaaccccaAGAGGAGGGAAACAacatcaaattcaacaacaactggaacagggaaaaagcaccaacaaattcaacaacaacctcaacatgagagaAACACCAAAGAAATTCAGCAACTACGTGAACAGGGAAACAACACCAACCAATACAACAGCAACCTCAACAGAAGAGAAACACCAGAAAAAATCACCAACACCTTCAGtcagagaaaaaacaccaacacacttaacaacaacctcaacaggggaAAAACTCCAATTTCAACAATCTCAACGgaaaagaaacaccaacaaattcaacaacaaactcaacaggagaaaatcaccaacaaatacaacaacaatctCAACAGGGGAGAAACGCCAAAAAATACAATAACAAccgcaacaggagaaaaacaccaacaaattcaacaacaacctcaacagcagAGAAACACCAACCAATTCAACAaccacaacaggagaaaaacacaaacaaattcaacaacaacttga